One genomic segment of Desmodus rotundus isolate HL8 chromosome 5, HLdesRot8A.1, whole genome shotgun sequence includes these proteins:
- the LOC128780890 gene encoding upstream-binding factor 1-like protein 1, with the protein MASTNGQDQWPKEDIVMLLDLLENNLPFNDSHTFTTTQSQMDWEKVAFKGYSGEMCKLKWLEISKKIRKFRTLTEIVLEAKEHFKNPYKSEKLKKHPDLPKKPPTAYLRFFMEKRAQYSQMHPELNNIELTKLLSKKYKELPEQMKLKYVQDFQKEKEEFEKKLAQFRKDHPGLVQNSKMSVVPRRSLTKAQKKIQENVEKVKSPSEHCFSEKVKFHGEPKKPPMNEYHKFHQDLWSSRELRDLPLRERRVEIGRRWQRIPQSQKQHYKKQAEELQKQYKVDLDHWLKSLSPQEYSAYRQRTYTKRKNMNMNGGPDPKIIRRDVHCPSARALQEGLAQEQGLQAPGTESSATRGGHSHASGRSEGNKEDGEKAESSSSSDSSSGDEDED; encoded by the coding sequence GCATCGACTAATGGCCAAGACCAATGGCCCAAAGAAGACATTGTGATGTTACTGGACCTCCTAGAGAACAATCTCCCATTCAATGACAGCCACACTTTCACAACAACCCAGTCACAGATGGACTGGGAAAAAGTAGCTTTTAAAGGTTATTCTGGAGAAATGTGCAAGCTCAAATGGttagaaatttctaaaaaaataaggaagtttcGTACATTGACAGAAATAGTCCTGGAAGctaaggaacattttaaaaatccttacaaaAGTGAAAAACTCAAGAAGCATCCCGACTTACCCAAGAAGCCCCCGACTGCTTACCTCCGCTTCTTCATGGAGAAGAGGGCCCAGTACTCCCAAATGCACCCTGAGCTGAACAACATAGAGCTGACCAAGCTCCTCTCTAAGAAATACAAGGAACTCCCAGAACAGATGAAGCTGAAATACGTTCAagattttcagaaagagaaagaggagtttGAGAAGAAACTGGCTCAGTTTAGGAAGGACCACCCCGGTCTAGTCCAGAACTCCAAGATGTCTGTTGTTCCTAGAAGGAGCCTGACCAAAGCCCAAaagaagattcaggaaaatgtggaaaaagtgaagtctcCCTCAGAACACTGTTTTTCTGAGAAGGTAAAATTCCATGGAGAGCCCAAGAAGCCCCCAATGAACGAATACCACAAGTTCCACCAGGATTTGTGGTCGAGCAGGGAGCTGCGAGACCTGCCCCTGAGGGAGCGCAGGGTGGAGATTGGCAGACGCTGGCAGCGCATCCCGCAGAGCCAGAAGCAGCATTACAAGAAGCAGGCCGAGGAGCTGCAGAAACAGTACAAGGTGGACCTGGACCACTGGCTCAAGAGTCTGTCCCCTCAAGAATACTCTGCTTACAGACAGAGAACCTATACTAAGCGTAAGAACATGAACATGAATGGAGGCCCGGACCCCAAGATCATCAGGAGAGATGTGCACTGTCCCTCAGCAAGGGCTCTGCAAGAAGGGCTTGCAcaggagcaggggctgcaggCTCCAGGGACAGAATCATCGGCGACTAGAGGGGGCCATTCTCATGCCTCAGGGAGAtcagaaggaaataaggaagatggggaaaaggcagaaagcagTAGCTCCTCAGACTCCAGCAGTGGGGATGAGGATGAAGACTga